ATTCTCAACCTGACGGGTAATCAGCGTGATGGAGATCGCCCCCGAGCCTTCCTGCGGGACGAGCCAAAGCTCTGGATTCTCGGTGGAAAAATATGCTGTGTAATCGCCTCCCTTGCGGACCTCAAAGTGGAGATGCGGACCCGTCGCGCCGCCGCTCTGACCGACATTGCCGATCACGTCCCCGGCTTTGACCTCATCCCCCACCCTGACAAGAATCTTCGAAAGGTGCGCATACAGAGTGAACATCTCCTCCGCGTGACGGATGACAATGACATTTCCGTAGAAATTCGTCCACGGGCTGAATTTGACAGCCTCATCTGTATCAGCATATGCCACGATACCATCCGCCGCCGCATGGACAGTTGCCCCGAACGCATTCTGGAACTCCACGCCATGATGCGCATCGCGCTGTCCGCTTTGGGTGGAGGCGTAGGGATACGAAAGATCGATCTTGTCGTTACCTGGCGGCTGGATGGGACGCTGTAAGATGAAATGCTCGGCTGTGATGCAATAATCTACAATTAAAGGGTCACAGGGATGCGGTGAGGCGGTGGGACTGGCCGGGGGCGGCGATTCATTGATTGCAGATTCGGGAATGATTGCTGCTGGGGATGTCGAAGTAAACAGAACTGGGTCGGGAGAATTTGCATATTCGTTAGTCCCAGCCTGCGGAAGGTTACAGGAGACGAAAAACAAAATAAATAAGATGGAAATTGGATATTTCATTCTCAGATAATTCTACTTCATGAACGAATCCATATTAAGTTCATGCCAGAGGCGGGGAAAACCCCACTGACGCATCTCTGCTGCGTATAATGAAATCGATCCGGTCATTGCAGGAGACATTGTGAAATCCGCGTATTCAAGACTCGCTTTTACCGCCGCTTTGCTCTTATGCCTCGTACTTTCAGTCAACGCGCCAACGGCTCACGCCCAATCCGACCGCATCACCTTTGCTGTAATCGGCGACTACGGACTTGCGGGGCAGCCGTTATTGGATGTGTCGAATCTC
This portion of the Anaerolineales bacterium genome encodes:
- a CDS encoding M23 family metallopeptidase, yielding MKYPISILFILFFVSCNLPQAGTNEYANSPDPVLFTSTSPAAIIPESAINESPPPASPTASPHPCDPLIVDYCITAEHFILQRPIQPPGNDKIDLSYPYASTQSGQRDAHHGVEFQNAFGATVHAAADGIVAYADTDEAVKFSPWTNFYGNVIVIRHAEEMFTLYAHLSKILVRVGDEVKAGDVIGNVGQSGGATGPHLHFEVRKGGDYTAYFSTENPELWLVPQEGSGAISITLITRQVENYEHPLVITRLADGTDESLFTYYLKSYARGFEHNAEDAVLNNLPAGRYKIALNDTSGLKERFVFVEAGKLTEVIFDLK